The genomic region CTAAAAGGAAAGTAAGAGCTTCTGAGAAAAGTTCCTAAGATTTGTGAATTTGTTGATTTTTTTCTATACGACAGTGATGGTCTGCAATATTTTTGCAATATTGTTTTTTATCACAACCTTACCTTTGAGAGATTACAATAAAAATAAAAAAAGGAGGTTAGTGTATGAGAAAAGTTTTATCAGGACTTATTGGACTAACATTAATAGCTTCGGGTTGTGGAACGATTGTTCATGGAACGAAACAGGAGCTCTCTATCAACACCGAACCACCTGGTGCAACGGCTATTGTTGAGACTCAATCTTGTGTAACTCCATGCACGATGACAGTATCAAGAAAAGCTGAAAAGATTACGATTAAAAAGGATGGCTTTGAGAAAACCTATGATCTTTCAAAACATTTTAATGCTGGTGCTACAATTCTTGGAAATATTCTGTGGTTACTCCCTGGTGTTGTCATTGATGCCATTTCAGGTGGAGCTATGACAATTGATCCTGTAAATATCAAACTTGATGAGAAAAAGCAATCAGGAATACTTTTTGAAAAAGGTAAAACCACAGTTTTTGAGATTGAAAACCTCTGGGGCAAACCAATAAAAATCAGCCAAAACGATAACATGATGACCTATCACTACATAGGCAAAGTGACCACAAAAAATGGAATTCAAGAAATAAAAGTTGTAGTAAACAGAGAAGGCAAAGTACAGGATATACAATTTTAAAAAACTTTTAAAGAGAGCCTCTGGGGGGGTGGGGCTCTCTTTTTTTCACAATTAAACGAGTTCCTGAAAATGCCGATTAAAACTGTAATTCCAAGCCTCTTTCCCTTGTCATTCCAATCCTTTTTTATTTGGCACCAATCCTGCTTTTTATTTATCATTCCAAACCTTCTCCTGGCATTCCATTCTCTGTCATTCCGACATTTTTTTGTCATTCCGAGGAGCGTTAGCGACGAGGAATCTCCTCCTTTCTCACTATTTCAGAGATTCCTCGGGTGGGATTCCACCCTCGGAAGGCGAGGAATCTCCTTCGTTTTTTCTGTATTAAAGACTTAAAGATTCCTCGGGGCATTGAGCCCCTCGGGATGACAGAATAATATAATACTACCCTCTGAATGACCTTTCAATTTGCCATTATGAGCTTTCAATGTGTCATTCCGAGCGCGAGCGAGGAATCTCCTTCTTTTCTTTCGGCATTGTAAGTAGTCAGAGATTCCTCGGGTTGCAAAGGGTTTTCTCCTGAAAAGTGGGAAAAGGTAGTAGACAAAACAAGAGATTTGATTTTAGGGGAGATAAAATAGGAGTTAAGGGATTTTAAGGCAACAGTATCAGGGCAGCTTCAGGGATTTGCAATTGCCATTGAATCAATCAATACAAGAATGAATTCAATTGAGTCAAGGCAGGCAAATATTGAGTCAGAACTAAAAGACATAAGACGGACTATTGATTATATGAGATTGAGAATTCAAAGGCTGGAGGACAAAGTGTTGACTGCTGCATAAATTCATTGAAGATTCTTCAGGTAATTTTCACTTGACGACTAAAGATTCATGTGATAAACTTAGGCATGAACATTAAAAAACTGATATTAACAGTTGCAGTGTTTCTTACTGTTTCAGGAGCCGGGACCCTTTACATGATTCCAAAAACTGTTCTTGTTTTGCCTGAACAGAGTGCCGTAAAGATTAACTGGATTTTGCTCCCCGGTCAAAAAGACAGCCCTCCTCAGGTCTCCAATGAAAATGTTCAGTTTGTGATTGATTATGAGAACAAGCCTATCATGATGTATAATGGCAAACTGCTTTTTAAACCTATCAATGCTTACTTAGTTAAATTTAAACAGAATATCAGGGATATAATATGCCTTGACAACGGGATTTTGCTTTTTTCTGACGGTAAAAGTATTGGTTATGCTGAACTGGAGAAAAAAAGCAATGAAAATCTTCCAGTTGTTTCATTAAAACCGATTGCAAAGCTACCTCATAATAATTCAAGAATATTTAAAGGAGATGATTGCATTTATGCGCTTTCCTTAAATCCTAAGACAAAAAAATATGAAGCATATCTTTTTAATCCAGTAAAAAAAGCCTTTGAAAAAATCATTTCTTTAAGCGAGCAGGTATCTTCTTTAAGTGGAAAAGGAAATCATATCTTCCTCAGCATTGGCAGACAGATTAGAGAATATAAAAATGGCAGACTCAACATTGTTTATGAACATCCAAGACAGAGCATAAAAAAGATTTTCTATTCAGAAAGAGCTGGACTTCTCTATGAAACCGAAAATGGCATAGGCTTTGTAAAAGACGGCAGTGCCCTTGAGTTCCTTCAAAGTGAGAATTTTGAAGCATTTCTTAAAGCAAAAAGCATTTATGTCTTTTTCGTGCATGCTATGGCAGTAGCAGAGTTTGCCAACATTGACGATCTAAAGAATTACAGTTTTAAGATTGAAAGATTAATTGACATAAATAGAACTTTTTAGGGAGTAATAGATGGCTAAAAAAATAGTTTTATCAATTATTATCATATGTTTTTTCTTTTGTATTCAAGTTTATGCTGGAAGTATTCCTATGCCCACAGGGATGTCATGTGATGGAAGCCAGCTTGCTGATGGAACATTCATTCCAAAAGGACAGGTTAAAGAAGTAACAATCAATGGTGTAAGATACAGGTGTGTTGGCTGTGGTGGATGCACTCCCATAAGCAGTGGCTCTTCTTCATACTCTCCTTCATCAGGTTTATCACCATCTCAGCAGATGGCAGTTGGAATAATGGGTGCTTTTCTTAGCGGCTTTTTCAGCGGTCTTTTCAGTGGAATGTTTGATATGGATGATAACTCTGCACAGAGACAGGCACAATACGAGGCAGAGCAAAAAAGAATAGCTGAAGAGAGGAAAAAAGAGGAAGAAAGAAAAAAACAGCTTCTTGCGCAGTATAATCAGCTGATTACACAGGCAAAACAGCAAGTTCAGAATCAACCATCAAATCCTGCCCAGAGTCCATTTTCTTTTCCAACTCTTGGAGGACAGCTTACAGCTTTTCAGTGGCAAAATCCCTCTCAAGCTCAGTTCAACTCAAATGATTCAACAGAACAGATTAGAGCTTCTTCAGAGTTGAATGCTTCTGATTTGAATCAGATCTTAGGCAATGTCATACAGGACAAAGTTACTGAGGCAATAGAGGATAAGATTGATGACATGGGTGAAAAACTTTTTGATAAACTTGATGAGAAATACAAAAAAACATGGGGATCAAAGATAAGTGAACACGCTTTGCCGGTTTTGAAAATTGCAGTGACAGCAAAAACAGAAGGTGCAGCTTCAGCAAGTGCTCAGGCTACTGATGAATATCTTGTTTCTTTTATAACAAAGCCCATGTCACCCCTTCAGGCTGGAGTGGCAGATATAAGTAGGAAAATATACACGGAGATTGCATTTTCAGCACTTGATAAATTTTTAACCAAGACAGAACAAGCAGCAGAGGCTTTTGGTTTTAACTTCAGCAAAGACGAGTTTATGAACAATTTTGAAAATGACATGACCTTTGGACAGAAAACAATATATAAATGGCTGAAAGGAGACTGACGATGAGACTCTTAAGAATTTTTCTTTTTTTAGTTCTTGTTGCTTATCTTTCAGGATGCGAACCAATAAGAATAACCCATACAATTGAACTAATGGACATGGAAACTTCAAAGGAGACAGTGCAAGCAAAAAAGATCTCTCGTGAAGTCTTATTCATTGTAGATGATACAAAAAAGTATAAAGCAACTCACGCAAATTACTCTGCAGGAGTTATACATGATTTTGTTTTTCCCACAGGACACTACATTAAGCAAGCTCTTCCAGTTATTTCATCATGTTTTGAAAAATTCAGGATTGAACCTTCTGTTTCCACAATACCCGATAAAGACGCTTTAGTAATCAATGCTAATGTGAGCAGTATGGATGTAAGGTTTGATTGTTGTCTTCCTCTTGTTTTTAATGCAAATACAACGCTTCAGTTTATTCTCTATGATAATGACTTTATAATGTTGTCTCTTCCTGTTTATTCAGATGGAAAGGGAAGCCTTTCAAAACCAGGGCTTTTTGCAACAATGAGTGATAAAGATTATGCTCAGGTAGCTTATCAATCAATTAGAGAAGCAGTTAAAAACTCTGTTGATGTAATCTACGATGCAATAAACAATCCTAAAAAAGTAATCGCTGATGCAAAGCAAATAATTAATAAAAATCCATCAAATACCGGTGCATATAAAGTTATAGCTAATCGTGCATTAAAGACTGGTGATTATGCTGAAGCTCTGGCTGCAGCTCAGATGCTCACTCAGCTTGCTCCAAAGGATACAGATGGTTACTTTCTGCTTTATAAGATTTACAAAGCCCAGAAAAAAATTAAGGATGCAGTAACTCAACTTGAACATGCAGTGAGTTTAAATCCGGGTAATGCCATTTTATTTGTTCATCTTTATGATTTCTACATTGAGCAGGATAAATTTGATAAGGCTATTAATGCATTGAAGAGGTACATGGAAGCAAGACCTGATGATAAAAATGCAGCAGTTCGTCTTGGACTGCTTTACCTGAAAGCAGGGAAATATGACGATGCCGTATCCATTGCTAATAAGATGATTGATGCTTTAAAATTTTATGGAATTGGAGCCCCCATTGTAAAGAAGGATGACTCTATAGTTATCACCTCCGTTGAGCCAGGAGGTCCTGCAGAAAAAGCAGGGATAAAACCAGGAGATGAAATTACTGAGATAGATGGAAGATCAACTGAGGAATTAAAATTTGAAGATGTAATAAAGAAATTAAGAGGCAGCGAAGGCACAAATGTTACTCTAACCATAAAAAGAAAAGAGGTTGAAGAGCCATTTAAAATAGTCATTGAAAGACAGAAATTTTACAGTAATCCAGCCCTTGTAGCAGATTATATGGCAATTATTGCAATGGCTGAAATCCAGAAAGGAAATATCAATGAAGCAAAAAGAGCAATGGATGAAGCTTTAAATATAGCAAAATCTACCAATGTATATGCAAGCACACTGAAAGCTCATGCCTGTCTTTTAATGGCTCTTAATGAATATGACAGAGTTATTGAGAATTATTCAAAACGGAATGAAGGTTATCTGCAGCTTATGGTTGCCATTGCCTATGCTAAAAAAGGCATGTATGAAAACGCAATCAAAGTTTATAAAAATCTCAACAAAAAAGACCTGCCAATCTCGGATAACACACTTAAAGCTTTCTACGAAGCTATGAAACCATATGTAGAGGAGATGGAAAAGGAGGCTTTAAATTACGAAAAATCAGGCGATGCTATATCCGCCCTTAAAATCTATGCAGGAATTTTAGGTATAGTCTCAGAAGAAAAAGCTTCATCGATAAGAAGTAAAATAGCAAGAATCATTGCCAAGAATCCATCCATTATTGAAATTTCAGGCATTGCAAGAGAGCACTTCTTGAAATCTGAAGTTTTATACAATGCCGGCAGATACGAAGAAGCTCTACAGGAACTTGAAATGGCAAAATCTTACATCCCCTTTAATCCTCAGATTTATTTCAGCTCTTCTCTTGTTTGTGAAAAGTTGGGTGATTACAGCTGCGCAATAAAAAATATGGAAATAGTTCTGCAGTTACAGCCCAATCATCCTCAGGCACAGACAATCAGAGATCAGATTTATAAATGGAAGTTTATTCTTGAAAAAGAGCTTTAAATGTTGAAAAAATAAATCTTTTATGGTATAAAAAAGTATGCTAATTCAATCAAAAAAAGGGCTAACCCTGGTAGAGATTGCCATAGTCCTTGTAATTCTAGGCTTGCTTTTAGGGCTTGGAGTAAGTCTTATAGGACCTCTCACAAAGCGAGCAAAGTTAACTGAAACGAGGGAAACAGTAAAGCAAGCAAAAGAAGCAGTTCTTGGATATGCAGTGAAAAACGGTTATCTTCCATCAGATCTTGACTCTGCAGGTGCAAGAAAACTTGATGCATGGGGAAGGGCTTTGCAGTATTATCCAGTGAGTGAACTTCTCGGTTCTTCAAAATATGTTTGTGCTGTAAATTCAACATCTTATGAAGTCAGAGAATGCACTGATACTCAATGCTCAACATACAATACAAAGTCAAATATTGCTTTTATTGTGTATTCAAAGGGTGAGGATTCTGATGGAAGCTGTACAGGAGTGAGCTCCCCTTTTTATATAAGAGAACAGGGGATGCCATATATTAGCCCTTGCACCTATACTCCAACAAATCCTCAGTATTATTATGATGATGTTGTTGCCTATGTATCTCTTGATGAGATAAGAGATCTGGTAGGATGTCCAAAATTTAGAATAACAACAGAGTTTTTACATTATGGTTATCAGGGTTTGCGTTATGGTGCTCAGATAAGTGTTACAGGAGGATTTCCAAATTTTACTTGGAATATAACAGGACTTCCTTCAGGACTTTTTTTACAGGATTCAGGAAGCTGCACCTATGATGCTGTTAGCCTGCCATGCAGTAATGCCTCTCCATGCATATGCGGAACTCCTTTAAATTATGGAACATTTCCAATTACAATTAATGTAACAGACAGTAAAAATCAGATTGCATCAAAAACACTTTCATTAACCATTTATCCGTCTGAAACTACGACAACAACAACAACAACTACTACTACTACCACTACTACCACTACAACTACTACAACTACTACCACAACATTGTCCTGTGCCTCCTGTGGAATGTATAACACTTACGGACAATGTAGGAGTAATTGCAGAGGAATAGGAAGGAGCTGTGTTTTTGCTTATTGTGGCCCACTTTGGTGCTGGCAATGTGTTCCTTAACTTACTTCCATTTTACCCTTACATAATTTTTCTCTGGAAAAACCACCATAAAAGAAGGAGAAATAAGATAGGGACCCTGTGCACCTTCTGCTTTCCATTTCGGGAAATATGAAACCTTTATAATGTGGGGTATACCTATTCCTTCGGTGTAAAAGATTATTTCATTATGTTCAAATTTTATGAGTACACATTTTACATTTTTAATTTCAGGCTT from Thermodesulfovibrio sp. 3907-1M harbors:
- a CDS encoding prepilin-type N-terminal cleavage/methylation domain-containing protein — translated: MLIQSKKGLTLVEIAIVLVILGLLLGLGVSLIGPLTKRAKLTETRETVKQAKEAVLGYAVKNGYLPSDLDSAGARKLDAWGRALQYYPVSELLGSSKYVCAVNSTSYEVRECTDTQCSTYNTKSNIAFIVYSKGEDSDGSCTGVSSPFYIREQGMPYISPCTYTPTNPQYYYDDVVAYVSLDEIRDLVGCPKFRITTEFLHYGYQGLRYGAQISVTGGFPNFTWNITGLPSGLFLQDSGSCTYDAVSLPCSNASPCICGTPLNYGTFPITINVTDSKNQIASKTLSLTIYPSETTTTTTTTTTTTTTTTTTTTTTTTTLSCASCGMYNTYGQCRSNCRGIGRSCVFAYCGPLWCWQCVP
- a CDS encoding PEGA domain-containing protein, producing the protein MRKVLSGLIGLTLIASGCGTIVHGTKQELSINTEPPGATAIVETQSCVTPCTMTVSRKAEKITIKKDGFEKTYDLSKHFNAGATILGNILWLLPGVVIDAISGGAMTIDPVNIKLDEKKQSGILFEKGKTTVFEIENLWGKPIKISQNDNMMTYHYIGKVTTKNGIQEIKVVVNREGKVQDIQF
- a CDS encoding tetratricopeptide repeat protein is translated as MRLLRIFLFLVLVAYLSGCEPIRITHTIELMDMETSKETVQAKKISREVLFIVDDTKKYKATHANYSAGVIHDFVFPTGHYIKQALPVISSCFEKFRIEPSVSTIPDKDALVINANVSSMDVRFDCCLPLVFNANTTLQFILYDNDFIMLSLPVYSDGKGSLSKPGLFATMSDKDYAQVAYQSIREAVKNSVDVIYDAINNPKKVIADAKQIINKNPSNTGAYKVIANRALKTGDYAEALAAAQMLTQLAPKDTDGYFLLYKIYKAQKKIKDAVTQLEHAVSLNPGNAILFVHLYDFYIEQDKFDKAINALKRYMEARPDDKNAAVRLGLLYLKAGKYDDAVSIANKMIDALKFYGIGAPIVKKDDSIVITSVEPGGPAEKAGIKPGDEITEIDGRSTEELKFEDVIKKLRGSEGTNVTLTIKRKEVEEPFKIVIERQKFYSNPALVADYMAIIAMAEIQKGNINEAKRAMDEALNIAKSTNVYASTLKAHACLLMALNEYDRVIENYSKRNEGYLQLMVAIAYAKKGMYENAIKVYKNLNKKDLPISDNTLKAFYEAMKPYVEEMEKEALNYEKSGDAISALKIYAGILGIVSEEKASSIRSKIARIIAKNPSIIEISGIAREHFLKSEVLYNAGRYEEALQELEMAKSYIPFNPQIYFSSSLVCEKLGDYSCAIKNMEIVLQLQPNHPQAQTIRDQIYKWKFILEKEL